From Pseudomonas sp. AN-1:
CTACCACATCTGGATCAACAAAGTGTCCGGCGGAGTCGACGTGTTCTTCGTCATCTCCGGATTCCTGATGACCGGGGTGCTGATCCGCCAGCTCGAGAGCAGCGCGCGGATCAGCCCGCTGCGGTTCTGGGGCAACCTGGTGAAGCGCATCGCCCCCTCCGCCTGCACCGTGCTGCTGGCCACCCTGCTCCTCGGCTACTTCTTCGTGCCGGAGCCGCTGTGGACCCAGTTCATCCGCGAGGTCATCTACAGCGCCCTGCAGATCGAGAACCTCGGCCTGATGCAGTCCTCGGTGGACTACCTGGCGCGGGACCTGCCCCCCAGCCCGGTCCAGCAGTTCTGGGCGCTGTCCATCCAGGCGCAGTTCTACGTCCTCCTGCCGCTGATCCTGGCCCCGCTGCTCGGGCGCTCGACCGCGTCCGGCTCGCCCCTGCCCGGCATCGCGGCCATGGCCGCCATAGTCGCGGCCTCCTTTATCTATTCGCTGCTCGAAACCGCCAGGAGTCCGGCCAGCGCCTATTTCGATCCGGCCACCCGGGCCTGGGAGTTCTTCGCCGGGGCACTGCTGGCCTTCCTGCTGCCGCACCTCAAGCCCGGCGCCGCGCTGCGCGGCGGCATGGGCGCCGCCGGCCTCCTGGCCCTGCTGCTGTGCGGCGTGCTGGTGCCGGCCACCCAGCGGTTCCCGGGCTACATCGCCGCCATCCCGGTCGGCGCCGCCGTCCTACTGATCGTCGCCGGCGCCGGGGGCGCGAGGCCTGCGGCCAACCGCCTGCTGGCCCATCCCTGGCTGACCGCCATCGGCAAGGTGTCCTTCGGCATCTACCTGTGGCACTGGCCGCTGCTGGTGTTCGCCCTCGAGTACACCGGCAGCCGGCGCCCGAGCCTGCTCCTGGGGCTGGCGATCATCCTGCTCGCCGTCGTGCTGGCGCTGGCGACGCACCGCTACATCGAGGAACCCCTCCGAAAAAAGAAGTTCGAGCCCGGCAGGACCTGGGCTCCCTATCTGATCGGCGTCGCCTTCCTCGCTCCGGTGCTCGCCACCGCCGCTTCCTGGCACTACTACATCCACCACACCATCACCGCCCGGATGCACGACAGTCTGCAGCAGGCCCACAGCGACGACTTCACCAGCCTCGCGGAGCAGCAGGACGCCAGCCAGATCCCGCATGACGAACTGATCGCCGTGAAGGATCTGCTGCCCGACGCCTACGCCGACGGCTGCCACCAGGACATCACCTCCCCGGAAGTGAATATCTGCGCCTACGGCGACACCAGCGCCCAGGCCTCGGTCGCCCTGGTCGGCGGCTCGCACGCAGCCCAGTGGCTGCCGGCGCTGGACGCCATCGGCAAGGAAAGCCGCGTGAAGATCCTCAACATCACCAAGAGCTCCTGCCCGCTCGGCCCGCTGGCCGACTCCGACCCCTCGTGCATCGAATGGAACCGCCTGCTGATCGAGCAACTGACCCTGCTCAGGCCCGTGGCGGTCGTCACCAACTCGACGCGAGCGACCCGCCCCGAGTCGCCCGAACACGTCCCGCCGTCCTACGTGGAGCAATGGAAGAAGCTGGACAGCCTCGGCATTCCGGTGATCGCCATCCGCGACAACCCCGCGTTCGACTTCGACGCCGCCACCTGCATAGCCCGGCACCCGGCCAATGCGCTGGCCTGCTCCAAGCCGCGCGAGCAGGCCCTGGCCGGAACCGATCCCTCCCTGGCCCTGCTGCGCAGCCTCGGCAACCTGCGCCTGATCGACATGTCGGAGTACTTCTGCACGCCGCGGACCTGCATCACCGTGACCAACGACCACCTGATGTACCGCGACGCCGAGCACCTCAACGTCCCCTACGTGCTGTCGCTGACCGAGAAGCTGGACGAGAAGCTGGAACGGGCCTTGCCGAACATATTCGCCTGCCCCTCGCCGGATGCCCGGAGGCAGACCCAGACCAGCAACTGAGGAGGCTGCCGCAGCCCCTCGAAACCGAATCAGCCTCGTGCGAAGCCAATCGTGAACGACAAAGATGCCTATCGACGCCTGTGCGCAACCGAACGCTCGATTCCCCTGTTCAGCCAGCCCTGGTGGCTCGACGCCACCGCGGGGGAGGACAACTGGGATGTCGCCCTCGTGGAAAGGCACGGCAGGATAGTGGCGACCCTGCCCTACTACACGGAAAGGCGCCTGGGTCTGACCCTGCTCACCCAGCCCGCCCTCACCCAGACGCTGGGCCCCTGGCTGCGGCCAGACGACGGCGGGCCGGCCGCGACCTGCACCCGGCGCGACGGCCTGGTGCAGGCCCTGATCGAGCGCCTGCCGGACTGCCATCACTACGCCCAGAACTGGCACTACAGCCAGAGCGGCGGACTGCCGGCGGGCAAGGGCTTCCGGCAGACCACCCGCTACACCTACATCCTGCCCGACCTGAGCGACCCGCAGGCGCTGTGGAACGACCTGCAGGACAACATCCGCCGCGAGATCCGCAAGGCCCAGCAGCGCTTCGGGATCCACATCCGCGACGATCTCGGCCTCGCCGAATTCCTGGCCCTCAACCGCCTGACCTTCGATCGCCAGGGCCTGCCACCGCCCCACAGCGAATCGCTGATGGAGCGACTCGACCGCACCTGCAGCGCCCGCCAGGCACGCCGGATCTTCATCGCCGAAGACGAGCAGGGACGCCACCATGCGGGGGTCTATCTGATCTGGGACGAGAACAGCGCCTACTACCTGATGGGCGGCGGCGATCCCCAGCTGCGCAACAGCGGCGCCACCAGCCTGTGCATGTGGGAAGCGATCCGCTTCGCGGCGACCGTCACCCGGCGCTTCGATTTCGAGGGCTCGATGCTCGAACCCGTGGAGCGCTTCTTCCGCGCCTTCGGTGCCATCCAGCAACCCTTCCTGCGCGTCTGCCGGACCCCCTCCCGACTGCTCAGAACGGCGCTGTTCCTGCGCCACCTCAACGACTGAGCCCGCCGCCGCCGCTCCGGCCCGGCGGCAGCCCGCGGCGCTAGCGCCCGCGCCCTCCCGACCCCACCGCCTCGCTCACCTCGTCGCCCAGCTCCCGGGCCGCGGACGGGGCCGCTTCCTCCTGGCCGTGCAGCCAGTCGACATCGGCATCCGGCGTGTAGCCGCTGACGATCCGGCACAGCAGCTCCCGCACCCGCGGGTAGTCGTCGACGCGGATCGCCTGGACCATATCGACCATCAGCGCCTTGAGCTCCTCCCACGGCATGTGCACCTCGTTGGCGCGCATGATCATCGGGTGCTCGGTCGGCAGCACGTTGTCGCCGATCAGCAGCTCCTCGTAGAGCTTCTCCCCCGGACGCAGGCCGGTGAACTCGATGTCGATGTCGCCATCGGGATTCGCCTCCGAGCGCACCGTCAGCCCGGAGAGATGCACCATCTTCTCCGCCATCTGGGCGATCTTCACCGGCTCGCCCATGTCCAGCACGAACACGT
This genomic window contains:
- a CDS encoding acyltransferase family protein; this translates as MSAAHWIDARDTYRDDIQGVRALGAILIAIYHIWINKVSGGVDVFFVISGFLMTGVLIRQLESSARISPLRFWGNLVKRIAPSACTVLLATLLLGYFFVPEPLWTQFIREVIYSALQIENLGLMQSSVDYLARDLPPSPVQQFWALSIQAQFYVLLPLILAPLLGRSTASGSPLPGIAAMAAIVAASFIYSLLETARSPASAYFDPATRAWEFFAGALLAFLLPHLKPGAALRGGMGAAGLLALLLCGVLVPATQRFPGYIAAIPVGAAVLLIVAGAGGARPAANRLLAHPWLTAIGKVSFGIYLWHWPLLVFALEYTGSRRPSLLLGLAIILLAVVLALATHRYIEEPLRKKKFEPGRTWAPYLIGVAFLAPVLATAASWHYYIHHTITARMHDSLQQAHSDDFTSLAEQQDASQIPHDELIAVKDLLPDAYADGCHQDITSPEVNICAYGDTSAQASVALVGGSHAAQWLPALDAIGKESRVKILNITKSSCPLGPLADSDPSCIEWNRLLIEQLTLLRPVAVVTNSTRATRPESPEHVPPSYVEQWKKLDSLGIPVIAIRDNPAFDFDAATCIARHPANALACSKPREQALAGTDPSLALLRSLGNLRLIDMSEYFCTPRTCITVTNDHLMYRDAEHLNVPYVLSLTEKLDEKLERALPNIFACPSPDARRQTQTSN
- a CDS encoding GNAT family N-acetyltransferase encodes the protein MNDKDAYRRLCATERSIPLFSQPWWLDATAGEDNWDVALVERHGRIVATLPYYTERRLGLTLLTQPALTQTLGPWLRPDDGGPAATCTRRDGLVQALIERLPDCHHYAQNWHYSQSGGLPAGKGFRQTTRYTYILPDLSDPQALWNDLQDNIRREIRKAQQRFGIHIRDDLGLAEFLALNRLTFDRQGLPPPHSESLMERLDRTCSARQARRIFIAEDEQGRHHAGVYLIWDENSAYYLMGGGDPQLRNSGATSLCMWEAIRFAATVTRRFDFEGSMLEPVERFFRAFGAIQQPFLRVCRTPSRLLRTALFLRHLND